The Oncorhynchus nerka isolate Pitt River linkage group LG24, Oner_Uvic_2.0, whole genome shotgun sequence genome has a window encoding:
- the LOC135564226 gene encoding apolipoprotein B-100-like — MDAEGNPVFGPAPGSDAFTAAMEKHPLKVVVEGVYDVKLYPEEDESVTILNIKRGIVSALAVPLLEEENNKKMPTIHGMCKTNYIVNAMEDIATDITLNRDLSKCDHFIPQRDHTSPLALISGMHYPLAQLIRSSQTCNYKFDNDKKHMTSGACTENHILVPFSHKGEYGVTNVGKQFLTLLEVSTYNERVFDHNVANLKGLPMEAAEDKSVVQDKDAPLAVLRELATLSNGEKRAHLFQQLVSMVRGMKAETLSPAIPEALKLSGPLTYQVLAQCGTPECSSAIMQILRTFDNSAFEVDAIVFAMGQVPNPSALLVNDMLAMARYKQSKPILYALSNVVKRFYKAEGKVTPEIEAVAEFAVAQLGDCTGDNEQNFLVLRVNVIGNMAAAMGAASPALKSAVIQCVNEPAASLEVQQAAIQAFRQTPVPEEGREVLMQVLLSGASPLQKRVAAYLVLMKDPQPAELAQLAAALPIEEDQQAKSFVISHLTNILESTAAETQELRQKIIDALQGNEVGTVMDPTKFSRNYRIGSVQGNMLFEGTSYLPKEVMLEMTLKAFGYNVDMMEVKNTIEFVSLSLL, encoded by the exons ATGGACGCAGAGGGCAACCCTGTGTTCGGACCTGCCCCCGGATCTGATGCCTTTACTGCTGCCATGGAGAA ACATCCTCTGAAGGTTGTGGTTGAGGGAGTGTATGATGTGAAACTGTACCCTGAGGAGGATGAGTCCGTGACCATCTTGAACATTAAGAGAGGTATCGTGTCTGCCCTTGCCGTGCCCCTGCTGGAAGAGGAGAACAACAAGAAAATG CCCACCATCCACGGCATGTGCAAGACCAACTACATAGTCAACGCCATGGAGGACATCGCTACTGACATCACTCTCAACAGGGACTTGTCCAAATGCGACCACTTCATCCCCCAGAGGGACCACACCAGCCCCCTGGCCCTCATCTCTGGCATG CACTATCCTCTTGCTCAGCTGATCAGAAGCTCCCAGACCTGCAACTACAAGTTTGACAATGACAAGAAGCACATGACCTCTGGTGCCTGCACTGAGAACCACATCCTGGTGCCTTTCTCTCACAA GGGAGAGTATGGAGTTACCAACGTTGGCAAGCAGTTCCTGACTCTGCTGGAGGTTTCCACATACAATGAGAGAGTTTTTGACCACA ATGTGGCCAACCTTAAGGGTCTGccaatggaggctgctgaggacaAGAGCGTTGTTCAGGACAAGGATGCTCCTCTGGCTGTCCTGAGGGAATTGGCCACTCTGTCCAACGGTGAGAAGAGAGCCCACCTCTTCCAGCAGCTTGTGAGCATGGTCCGTGGAATGAAGGCTGAGACCCTGAGCCCTGCTATCCCCGAGGCACTGAAGTTATCCGGACCCCTGACCTACCAGGTTCTGGCCCAGTGCGGTACACCAGAGTGCAGCAGTGCCATCATGCAGATCCTCAGGACCTTTGACAACTCTGCCTTTGAGGTTGATGCCATTGTGTTCGCTATGGGACAGGTCCCCAACCCCTCTGCCCTCCTGGTCAACGACATGCTGGCTATGGCACGGTACAAGCAGAGCAAGCCTATCCTGTATGCCCTGAGCAATGTTGTCAAGAG ATTCTACAAGGCCGAGGGCAAAGTGACCCCTGAGATCGAGGCTGTGGCTGAGTTTGCTGTTGCCCAGCTGGGTGACTGCACCGGTGACAATGAGCAGAACTTCCTGGTCCTAAGGGTGAAT GTTATTGGTAACATGGCTGCAGCCATGGGAGCCGCCAGTCCTGCCCTGAAGTCTGCTGTGATCCAGTGTGTAAACGAGCCCGCCGCTTCCCTGGAAGTCCAACAGGCTGCCATTCAGGCATTCAGACAGACCCCTGTCCCTGAGGAG GGCAGAGAGGTGCTCATGCAGGTTCTTTTGAGTGGTGCTAGCCCCCTGCAGAAGCGTGTTGCTGCCTACCTGGTGCTGATGAAGGACCCCCAGCCTGCTGAACTAGCTCAGCTGGCCGCTGCTCTGCCCATCGAAGAAGACCAGCAGGCCAAGAGCTTTGTCATCTCCCACCTGACTAACATACTGGAATCCACTGCAGCCGAGACACAGGA GCTGAGACAGAAAATTATTGATGCCCTGCAGGGCAATGAGGTTGGAACTGTCATGGATCCCACCAAGTTCTCCCGCAACTACAGGATTGGATCTGTGCAAGGAAATATGCTCTTTGAGGGCACCAGCTATCTGCCCAAGGAAGTCATGCTGGAGATGACCCTGAAGGCCTTCGGCTACAATGTGGACATGATGGAGGTAAAAAATACTATTGAATTTGTTTCCCTAAGCCTTTTATAG